Below is a genomic region from Prochlorococcus marinus str. MIT 0918.
CAATATGGCAATGCAAGCATTGAAAGCTTCAGAAGAAGAATCATAAAAAGTAATCGTATTAGCCAAAGAAATTGTTATATATTTTTAGGTATAACTTCCTACAATGCCTGCTTAAGGTTTGCATGTAATTTATCTAATCTTTTTCGGTTAACACCTAGATCACCTAAACCAATTCTAGATGCAGATCTGACTTGAATAATGTCTTTAGAGGAAATTCTAAGAATTTCCAGATCATCTGGAAATCTAAAAATCAAACTTCTAATAACCCCATGCCAATAATTTTCTGTATTTTCTAATATCGAAACTCTAGGCATAGAGGATGCGATGCTAACTAATTTACTATAAGCCAAGTTATTATCAGGAAAAGTCCACTCTGCTCGAACACAGTTACTAGAGAGTTGACATTCAGGTAGATTGTCCAAATTTGTTAAAGCCATTGAACTCTTGGCTCCTATTAATAACACTAGAAATAAACAAAAGTCAAAAAATGGTTTCGACATCATAGCCAAAAGAGAC
It encodes:
- a CDS encoding DUF1499 domain-containing protein; the protein is MALTNLDNLPECQLSSNCVRAEWTFPDNNLAYSKLVSIASSMPRVSILENTENYWHGVIRSLIFRFPDDLEILRISSKDIIQVRSASRIGLGDLGVNRKRLDKLHANLKQAL